AATACCTGCTTTTTTTACCTCAGCTAATATCTCCTCAATGTATTTGGGTTCCAATGTTTGATAGTAAGATTCAAATAGAAGGTGGCTTAGCCCCGATTTGATGTGTGAACGGATAAAGCTAACAAGATAGTCAAGCTGTTCTCGCTGCACGCTCTCTATCACTTTTTTAGCATGCGCTCGCACACTGTCCGTTTGAGTGCTGTCTTCGGCAACGTTCCAATAGGGGAGTGCTTTCATGCTTATTTTGTTGTCTTGTGTGGTATACTCTCGCCACAATTCATTGTTGGCTGTGCCATGAGCACCTTTATTTTCTTTGTCAAGACTAACAGAAATGGTTCCATTCTCTAAAATCAAATCACTACCCAACTCTGTTGCAACTCCATTTTTGATCTGTGTGATATAGCGATAAACAGGCTCTTTTTGTTCGCCTGTGAAAAAGAACTTTCCATCTTTTATGATTGTAGTATCTAAGGGAATTAAACTTAGATAGTCGATAGTAGCTAAGATTACTGTATCGCCATCGGCTGCTTTAATCTTGCCTGAGATAGTATAACCTTTCTTATCAATTGTTGTAGCACTAACAAGCAGGGCAAATAGTGCTGAAAATAAGATAAATTTTTTCATAAATATATTTTGTATCGTCTTAATAGTTAATAGCAGAGTGTTTACTCGCATAATTTATCAATTTGTTCTCCTATTTCTTTGGGATATTCTGGCGAACTGATTACTTTTCCTTGTGGGTTCACAATGATGTAGTAAGGCACCCCTTTGATGAGATATTTCGACATTAAATCCTTTATGCCTTGAGAAGTGAGTCGGTATTGTTTCCAAGGCAATTGTTTTCTTATGATGGCATTTTTCCATGCCTGAATTTTAGTATCTGCCGAAACACCTATCACAACAAAGTCTTTAGTATGTTTCTTTGCTATTTCTTTTATTTCGGGAATACCTTCGAGGCATATACCACACCATGATGCCCAGAAATCGACCAAAACATATTTGCCTTTGGGTACAACCTCTGTCAGTCTGCAAGGCTTTCCATTGATGTCTGTCAGCGGTAAATCAACGATGTCACTGTTTATTGTTGACCTTTTAGCTAATTGGC
This is a stretch of genomic DNA from uncultured Bacteroides sp.. It encodes these proteins:
- a CDS encoding TlpA disulfide reductase family protein, with the protein product MKKFILFSALFALLVSATTIDKKGYTISGKIKAADGDTVILATIDYLSLIPLDTTIIKDGKFFFTGEQKEPVYRYITQIKNGVATELGSDLILENGTISVSLDKENKGAHGTANNELWREYTTQDNKISMKALPYWNVAEDSTQTDSVRAHAKKVIESVQREQLDYLVSFIRSHIKSGLSHLLFESYYQTLEPKYIEEILAEVKKAGIEDELYTTAKQKLDAMKKTTLGNQFTDIELNDQNGKSIKLSTIVPNNKITMIDFWASWCGPCRAEMPHVVELYKKYKSKGFEIVGVSLDKNKKSWIKAIQTLNMPWPQISDLKGWKSKGAASYDITAIPATVLINQKGEIVAKNLRGEELSKKLDELLNQ